TACTTACGAACTTGACGTTCAAGTTTATTATTAATTAAATCGATACCTGCATATAAATCATCGTGTCGTTCCTCTGCACGAAGCGTTACATTTTTCAATGGAATTGTCACTTCGATTTTAGTACTTGAATTTTGATATGTTTTCACTTTCACATGCGCTGTTGCATTTGGCACATTAGTGAAATAGCGTTCTAACTTACCAATTTTCTCCTCAATATAATTTCTAATAGCATCTGTGATTGTGAGGTTGTCTCCATGAATTTCAAAGTTAATCATAGTGCTCGCTCCTTTCAACCTCTTTTTATAATATATTCCTTACTTATATTTTAACATGTTTACGCTATCTCGCAAACGTTAACATACTTAATTTTCTGACTTTTTGTTGTAATAATACATTTCCAGCACAGTGGGCAGTGTGACCAGTCGTGTAAATATCATCAATAAGGAGAATACTTTTGTTTTCCAGAGAAATATCACTATCGAAGTAAATGGGATTATCGACTGCATAACGTTCTGAACGTGATAACGCAAATTGTTTCGAGCGAGGACGCATTTTTAAACATGCGACATAAGGTAATTCCAGATGATGCAGTATCGTTTGAACTGGATTAAAAGTGCGTTGTAAATCGTGGTCTTGACTGGATGGCATCGGTACAATCAGTTCATCTTTCACACGTTTTATCCGTATGTAATGTGCAAAAACTTTCGCAAGTGCGACGTCGTTTAAAAATTTATACTGATGTATCAATGTTTTCACAAAATGATCATAATGAAAAAGTGATTCAATGTGTTCAAATTGTACACCCATAGCGGTGAGGTTCCGACAATTGTGGCATTCCCCTGAAAGATCTAATTTGCCTTTACAATATGCACATCGATTCTCCTCATCAAAACGACAATTCTCGATTAATTCATGACATTTCGGGCAGAGAGGATCCGTTCTAGAAAAGAGGTTCGCCATTAAAATCGCATCATGCATCGTATTCATACAAAAAAGACAGCGTTTCATTTAATCCATCCTCGTTTCTTTGCGAGTTGATTCATTTCAGCAATTTGACGACGGGCATCATACATCGCCTTTGTGCGTCCTTCATGCAAAAACAACACGTCACCATCTGGACAAACAGCTTTACGTCCTACACGTCCAGCGATTTGTATTAAGGCTGTTGAAGTATAGCGGTGACTATCCACCACCCATACATCTAAATAAGGCATCGTGAATCCTCTTTCCAATATTGTTGTCGTTAACATGATGTCGTATAGACCGTTGCGTAAAGCCTCTACTTTATGTAACCGTTCAGGGTCTTCACTGTAAACCAATCCTAGACGTTCCATTAAAGGCGCATACGTTTCAAAAAATCGCTTCATTTCACGTATGTCACTGAAAAAAATTAACGTTGTCCGTTGCTGTTCTTGTTGGGCTTTCATGCGTGTGAATAAATAAAACTGCACTTTGTTCACTCGAAGCTTAAAATATTTAAA
Above is a genomic segment from Staphylococcus delphini containing:
- a CDS encoding ComF family protein translates to MKRCLFCMNTMHDAILMANLFSRTDPLCPKCHELIENCRFDEENRCAYCKGKLDLSGECHNCRNLTAMGVQFEHIESLFHYDHFVKTLIHQYKFLNDVALAKVFAHYIRIKRVKDELIVPMPSSQDHDLQRTFNPVQTILHHLELPYVACLKMRPRSKQFALSRSERYAVDNPIYFDSDISLENKSILLIDDIYTTGHTAHCAGNVLLQQKVRKLSMLTFAR